One Deinococcus psychrotolerans genomic window carries:
- the tnpA gene encoding IS200/IS605 family transposase, which produces MPNANLHKQTSVTHLRYHFVFCPKRRRKVLVNGVADRLKVLLGEKCAALGWEIVALEVMPDHVHLFISTGPDVSPSQVMHALKGYTSRILRQEYPSLNTLPSLWTRSFWASTAGNVSAEVIQKYIAEQKTRD; this is translated from the coding sequence GTGCCTAACGCCAACCTCCACAAACAAACTTCGGTGACGCATCTGCGCTACCACTTCGTGTTCTGCCCGAAACGGCGGCGCAAGGTGTTGGTGAATGGCGTGGCTGATCGTTTGAAAGTGCTGCTGGGCGAGAAGTGCGCCGCGCTGGGTTGGGAGATTGTGGCGCTGGAAGTCATGCCAGACCACGTTCACCTGTTCATCAGCACGGGGCCGGATGTTTCGCCCAGTCAGGTCATGCACGCCCTCAAGGGGTACACCAGCCGGATTCTCAGGCAGGAATACCCAAGCTTGAACACGCTCCCGTCGCTGTGGACTCGCTCTTTCTGGGCTAGCACGGCGGGCAACGTCAGCGCAGAAGTCATTCAGAAGTACATCGCAGAACAGAAGACGAGGGATTGA